The following coding sequences lie in one Spinacia oleracea cultivar Varoflay chromosome 1, BTI_SOV_V1, whole genome shotgun sequence genomic window:
- the LOC110779271 gene encoding putative receptor-like protein kinase At1g80870 isoform X1 — MPSRPISPDQKPSPNIRSKVILLAITISAVAIFLLTIIYILYHTWDTLFRRSRTNPFDSTSPTLKLQKFSYKELKSATNKFNPDNSIGKGGFGTVFRGILRDGKSVAIKKLDAASSIQAEREFQSELTILGSIRSSHIVSLLGYCIEKNKRVLVYEYMPNRSVQDLLFSDVNVNLGCMNWERRFQIIQDVVRALEFLHNECDPPVIHGDIKPSNVLLDWDFKAKISDFGLSRVKVEDEVGIDLFSQELGKSQELWKSQDLSGNFNGETTPTIGTPPIEGGQCSSGEVDFALALQASSSSKNVKGFQNMNGLNSASSLSYNCSSKASPKGKEVLVEDIVSSYDQELSSVEHSKELAMEDSGEGKQLGKDWWWKQDDSKELCSKEYVNEWIGTQICGSTNRDWENMSLPMEFNLGYSPQLDQLKEEKEELGCPDEKGFEPKDKSIQKNKPRKMQDWWKQEKLDEMRKKGSKRKSLESKMRKRIRIPHFGLGRQFCILKRTSVREHNQEENSRKNEFSFNKGWKRKHSRSMGSDMSGELFSRELSTTTSMRGTLCYIAPEYGGCGYLMEKGDIYSLGVLILVIISGRRPLHVLNSPMKFEKANLISWCRHLAQVGNVLELLDERLKDAYNKEQVTLCIHLALACLQRLPELRPEIGDIVRILRGEMDLPPLPFEFSPSPPSKFYSRSRRKHSEYL; from the exons ATGCCTTCAAGACCCATTTCCCCAGATCAAAAACCCAGTCCAAATATAAGATCTAAAGTTATTCTTCTAGCAATAACAATCTCAGCAGTAGCAATATTCCTGCTGACAATAATCTACATCCTATATCATACATGGGATACCTTGTTTCGTCGTTCTAGAACGAACCCATTTGACTCAACGAGTCCTACTTTGAAGCTCCAGAAGTTCAGCTACAAGGAGCTGAAATCGGCTACAAATAAATTCAACCCAGATAACTCCATTGGCAAGGGGGGTTTCGGTACGGTTTTTCGAGGGATTTTGAGAGATGGGAAGTCCGTGGCGATCAAGAAGCTAGATGCTGCGTCTTCTATACAAGCAGAGAGGGAGTTCCAAAGTGAGCTTACTATACTTGGTTCTATTAGATCATCTCATATTGTTTCATTATTGGGTTACTGTATTGAGAAGAATAAGAGGGTTTTGGTCTATGAGTATATGCCAAATCGTAGTGTGCAAGACTTGTTATTCAGTGATGTGAATGTGAATTTAGGCTGCATGAATTGGGAGAGGAGGTTTCAGATTATTCAGGATGTGGTTAGAGCACTCGAGTTTTTGCATAATGAGTGTGACCCTCCTGTGATTCATGGTGATATCAAGCCTAGTAATGTGTTGCTTGATTGGGATTTCAAAGCGAAGATATCAGATTTTGGGTTGTCCAGGGTGAAGGTGGAGGATGAAGTTGGGATTGATTTGTTCAGTCAGGAATTGGGTAAGAGTCAGGAATTGTGGAAGAGTCAAGATCTTTCTGGGAATTTTAATGGAGAAACCACTCCAACAATTGGAACTCCTCCAATTGAAGGTGGTCAATGTAGTAGTGGTGAGGTTGATTTTGCGTTGGCTCTACAAGCATCTAGCTCATCTAAGAATGTCAAAGGATTCCAAAACATGAATGGCTTGAATAGTGCCAGTTCATTGAGCTATAATTGTAGCAGCAAAGCTAGTCCGAAAGGGAAAGAAGTTTTGGTGGAAGACATTGTTAGTTCATATGATCAGGAGCTTTCTAGTGTTGAGCATAGTAAGGAGCTTGCTATGGAGGATTCTGGAGAGGGAAAACAATTAGGGAAAGATTGGTGGTGGAAACAGGATGATAGTAAGGAACTTTGCAGCAAAGAATATGTTAATGAATGGATTGGCACCCAAATTTGTGGTTCAACGAATAGGGATTGGGAGAATATGAGCTTGCCAATGGAATTCAACTTAGGTTATTCTCCTCAGTTGGATCAATTAAAAGAAGAAAAGGAGGAGCTTGGTTGCCCTGATGAGAAGGGGTTTGAGCCCAAGGACAAAagcattcagaagaacaaaccCAGGAAAATGCAAGATTGGTGGAAACAAGAGAAACTTGATGAAATGAGAAAAAAAGGAAGTAAGCGAAAGAGCCTTGAAAGTAAGATGAGGAAAAGAATCAGAATCCCACATTTTGGCTTAGGTCGACAATTTTGCATCCTCAAGAGAACAAGTGTAAGGGAGCATAACCAGGAAGAAAACAGCCGAAAAAATGAGTTTAGTTTCAACAAGGGTTGGAAAAGGAAACATTCACGTTCAATGGGAAGTGATATGAGCGGAGAATTATTTAGTAGGGAGTTGAGCACCACAACAAGCATGAGAGGCACCTTATGCTATATAGCCCCAGAATACGGAGGATGTGGTTACTTAATGGAGAAGGGTGATATTTACAGCTTAGGTGTTCTTATCCTTGTGATCATTTCTGGTAGAAGGCCTTTACATGTTTTAAATTCACCTATGAAGTTTGAGAAAGCAAACCTGATAAGCTGGTGTAGGCATTTAGCTCAGGTTGGAAATGTTTTAGAACTTCTAGATGAAAGACTGAAAGATGCATACAATAAGGAGCAAGTGACATTGTGTATTCATTTGGCCTTGGCTTGCTTGCAGAGGTTACCGGAATTGCGTCCAGAAATTGGAGATATTGTTCGGATTTTGAGAGGGGAAATGGATCTCCCGCCATTACCATTTGAGTTTTCTCCCTCTCCACCTTCTAAATTTTACAGCAGGTCAAGAAGAAAACATTCAGA GTACCTGTAG
- the LOC110779271 gene encoding putative receptor-like protein kinase At1g80870 isoform X2: MPSRPISPDQKPSPNIRSKVILLAITISAVAIFLLTIIYILYHTWDTLFRRSRTNPFDSTSPTLKLQKFSYKELKSATNKFNPDNSIGKGGFGTVFRGILRDGKSVAIKKLDAASSIQAEREFQSELTILGSIRSSHIVSLLGYCIEKNKRVLVYEYMPNRSVQDLLFSDVNVNLGCMNWERRFQIIQDVVRALEFLHNECDPPVIHGDIKPSNVLLDWDFKAKISDFGLSRVKVEDEVGIDLFSQELGKSQELWKSQDLSGNFNGETTPTIGTPPIEGGQCSSGEVDFALALQASSSSKNVKGFQNMNGLNSASSLSYNCSSKASPKGKEVLVEDIVSSYDQELSSVEHSKELAMEDSGEGKQLGKDWWWKQDDSKELCSKEYVNEWIGTQICGSTNRDWENMSLPMEFNLGYSPQLDQLKEEKEELGCPDEKGFEPKDKSIQKNKPRKMQDWWKQEKLDEMRKKGSKRKSLESKMRKRIRIPHFGLGRQFCILKRTSVREHNQEENSRKNEFSFNKGWKRKHSRSMGSDMSGELFSRELSTTTSMRGTLCYIAPEYGGCGYLMEKGDIYSLGVLILVIISGRRPLHVLNSPMKFEKANLISWCRHLAQVGNVLELLDERLKDAYNKEQVTLCIHLALACLQRLPELRPEIGDIVRILRGEMDLPPLPFEFSPSPPSKFYSRYL; encoded by the exons ATGCCTTCAAGACCCATTTCCCCAGATCAAAAACCCAGTCCAAATATAAGATCTAAAGTTATTCTTCTAGCAATAACAATCTCAGCAGTAGCAATATTCCTGCTGACAATAATCTACATCCTATATCATACATGGGATACCTTGTTTCGTCGTTCTAGAACGAACCCATTTGACTCAACGAGTCCTACTTTGAAGCTCCAGAAGTTCAGCTACAAGGAGCTGAAATCGGCTACAAATAAATTCAACCCAGATAACTCCATTGGCAAGGGGGGTTTCGGTACGGTTTTTCGAGGGATTTTGAGAGATGGGAAGTCCGTGGCGATCAAGAAGCTAGATGCTGCGTCTTCTATACAAGCAGAGAGGGAGTTCCAAAGTGAGCTTACTATACTTGGTTCTATTAGATCATCTCATATTGTTTCATTATTGGGTTACTGTATTGAGAAGAATAAGAGGGTTTTGGTCTATGAGTATATGCCAAATCGTAGTGTGCAAGACTTGTTATTCAGTGATGTGAATGTGAATTTAGGCTGCATGAATTGGGAGAGGAGGTTTCAGATTATTCAGGATGTGGTTAGAGCACTCGAGTTTTTGCATAATGAGTGTGACCCTCCTGTGATTCATGGTGATATCAAGCCTAGTAATGTGTTGCTTGATTGGGATTTCAAAGCGAAGATATCAGATTTTGGGTTGTCCAGGGTGAAGGTGGAGGATGAAGTTGGGATTGATTTGTTCAGTCAGGAATTGGGTAAGAGTCAGGAATTGTGGAAGAGTCAAGATCTTTCTGGGAATTTTAATGGAGAAACCACTCCAACAATTGGAACTCCTCCAATTGAAGGTGGTCAATGTAGTAGTGGTGAGGTTGATTTTGCGTTGGCTCTACAAGCATCTAGCTCATCTAAGAATGTCAAAGGATTCCAAAACATGAATGGCTTGAATAGTGCCAGTTCATTGAGCTATAATTGTAGCAGCAAAGCTAGTCCGAAAGGGAAAGAAGTTTTGGTGGAAGACATTGTTAGTTCATATGATCAGGAGCTTTCTAGTGTTGAGCATAGTAAGGAGCTTGCTATGGAGGATTCTGGAGAGGGAAAACAATTAGGGAAAGATTGGTGGTGGAAACAGGATGATAGTAAGGAACTTTGCAGCAAAGAATATGTTAATGAATGGATTGGCACCCAAATTTGTGGTTCAACGAATAGGGATTGGGAGAATATGAGCTTGCCAATGGAATTCAACTTAGGTTATTCTCCTCAGTTGGATCAATTAAAAGAAGAAAAGGAGGAGCTTGGTTGCCCTGATGAGAAGGGGTTTGAGCCCAAGGACAAAagcattcagaagaacaaaccCAGGAAAATGCAAGATTGGTGGAAACAAGAGAAACTTGATGAAATGAGAAAAAAAGGAAGTAAGCGAAAGAGCCTTGAAAGTAAGATGAGGAAAAGAATCAGAATCCCACATTTTGGCTTAGGTCGACAATTTTGCATCCTCAAGAGAACAAGTGTAAGGGAGCATAACCAGGAAGAAAACAGCCGAAAAAATGAGTTTAGTTTCAACAAGGGTTGGAAAAGGAAACATTCACGTTCAATGGGAAGTGATATGAGCGGAGAATTATTTAGTAGGGAGTTGAGCACCACAACAAGCATGAGAGGCACCTTATGCTATATAGCCCCAGAATACGGAGGATGTGGTTACTTAATGGAGAAGGGTGATATTTACAGCTTAGGTGTTCTTATCCTTGTGATCATTTCTGGTAGAAGGCCTTTACATGTTTTAAATTCACCTATGAAGTTTGAGAAAGCAAACCTGATAAGCTGGTGTAGGCATTTAGCTCAGGTTGGAAATGTTTTAGAACTTCTAGATGAAAGACTGAAAGATGCATACAATAAGGAGCAAGTGACATTGTGTATTCATTTGGCCTTGGCTTGCTTGCAGAGGTTACCGGAATTGCGTCCAGAAATTGGAGATATTGTTCGGATTTTGAGAGGGGAAATGGATCTCCCGCCATTACCATTTGAGTTTTCTCCCTCTCCACCTTCTAAATTTTACAGCAG GTACCTGTAG